In Gossypium arboreum isolate Shixiya-1 chromosome 5, ASM2569848v2, whole genome shotgun sequence, a single genomic region encodes these proteins:
- the LOC108453650 gene encoding putative MO25-like protein At5g47540 has product MKGLFKSKPRTPVDIVRQTRDLLIYADRSPDSRESKREEKMAELCKNIRELKSILYGNSESEPVSEACAQLTQEFFRENTLRLLITCLPKLNLEARKDATQVVANLQRQQVHSRLIASDYLEANLDLMDILIAGYENTDMALHYGAMLRECIRHQTVARYVLESEHMKKFYDYIQLPNFDIAADAAATFKELLTRHKSTVAEFLSKNYEWFFAEYNSKLLESTNYITRRQAIKLLGDILLDRSNSAVMARYVSSRDNLRILMNLLRESSKSIQLEAFHVFKLFAANQNKPPDIVSILVANKSKLLRLFADFKTDKADEQFEADKAQIVKGIAAL; this is encoded by the exons ATGAAAGGCCTCTTCAAATCAAAGCCGCGAACTCCCGTTGACATCGTCCGGCAAACGCGTGATCTCCTCATCTATGCTGATCGCTCCCCCGATAGTCGTGAATCCAAGCGCGAAGAGAAG ATGGCAGAATTATGTAAAAACATAAGGGAATTGAAGTCTATTCTTTATGGAAATAGTGAATCTGAGCCAGTTTCTGAAGCTTGTGCACAACTAACTCAGGAGTTCTTTAGAGAGAACACACTGCGGCTTTTGATCACTTGTCTTCCTAAATTGAATTTAGAG GCGAGGAAAGATGCAACTCAAGTTGTTGCAAATTTGCAAAGGCAGCAAGTGCATTCACGGTTGATTGCTTCTGATTACTTGGAGGCGAACTTAGATCTAATGGATATTTTAATAGCAGG TTATGAGAACACAGACATGGCTTTACATTATGGTGCAATGTTGAGAGAATGCATACGGCATCAGACTGTTGCAAG GTATGTTTTAGAATCAGAGCACATGAAGAAGTTTTATGACTATATACAACTTCCAAATTTTGACATTGCTGCTGATGCTGCTGCAACTTTTAAG GAGCTTCTGACAAGGCATAAATCCACTGTAGCTGAATTTCTTTCCAAGAACTATGAATGG TTTTTTGCAGAATATAACTCAAAGTTGCTGGAATCTACCAACTACATTACGAGAAGACAAGCTATTAAG TTGTTGGGGGATATTTTGTTGGACCGCTCAAATTCAGCTGTCATGGCTAGATACGTGAGCTCAAGGGATAATTTAAGGATTCTTATGAATCTTCTAAGG GAATCAAGCAAGAGCATCCAATTAGAAGCTTTCCATGTTTTCAAG TTGTTTGCTGCGAATCAAAATAAGCCTCCAGATATCGTTAGCATACTGGTTGCAAATAAAAGCAAGCTTTTACGTTTGTTTGCTGATTTCAAGACTGATAAAG CTGATGAACAGTTTGAGGCGGATAAGGCTCAAATTGTGAAAGGAATAGCTGCCCTTTAG
- the LOC108453651 gene encoding inositol-phosphate phosphatase-like, which translates to MADNVSVEEFLATAVDAAKKAGEIIRKGFYQTKHVEHKGQVDLVTETDKACEDLVFNHLKQHYPSHKFIGEETTAAYGTSELTDEPTWIVDPLDGTTNFVHGFPFVCVSISLTLGKVPTVGVVYNPIMDELFTGILGKGAFLNGSPIRVSSQTELVKSLLATEAGTKRDTPTVDATTNRIHNLLFKVRSVRMSGSCALNLCGIACGRLDLFYELGYGGPWDVAAGVLIVKEAGCLVYDPFGKDFDITVPQVAASNPFLKDAFLEALQH; encoded by the exons ATGGCTGACAATG TTTCTGTTGAAGAGTTCTTGGCCACTGCAGTCGACGCAGCAAAGAAAGCCGGCGAG ATAATCCGTAAAGGGTTTTATCAGACCAAGCATGTGGAGCATAAAGGCCAG GTCGATTTGGTCACTGAGACCGATAAGGCATGTGAGGATCTTGTGTTTAACCATCTTAAGCAGCATTACCCTTCTCACAAG TTTATCGGGGAAGAAACTACCGCGGCTTACGGTACATCAGAGCTTACCGATGAGCCTACCTGGATAGTTGATCCTCTTGATGGAACAACTAATTTTGTCCACGG GTTTCCCTTTGTCTGTGTCTCCATTAGTCTTACCCTTGGAAAGGTTCCTACAGTTGGTGTTGTTTACAATCCAATAATGGATGAG CTCTTTACCGGTATACTTGGGAAAGGTGCTTTTCTCAATGGATCTCCTATTAGAG TGTCATCTCAAACAGAACTTGTGAAGTCTCTCCTTGCAACAGAG GCTGGAACAAAACGAGACACACCAACTGTGGATGCTACTACAAATAGAATCCATAACTTACTTTTCAAG GTGAGATCAGTCCGGATGAGCGGTTCATGTGCATTGAATCTTTGTGGAATTGCATGCGGAAGGCTTGACCTGTTTTATGAACTTGGATACGGTGGTCCATG GGATGTCGCAGCTGGTGTTTTAATCGTTAAAGAAGCTGGTTGCCTCGTGTATGATCC GTTTGGCAAAGATTTCGACATCACAGTTCCACAGGTCGCCGCTTCGAATCCGTTCTTGAAAGATGCCTTCCTTGAGGCTTTGCAGCATTGA
- the LOC108449904 gene encoding U-box domain-containing protein 4-like, protein MVSVGDSSSSRSPLGRNICTQGSASTAKNDRHTTGRSMRTIRSNFYQNDDSSCSFTSSVPQRSGCISENLTESAIDMRLGQLASKSNAKSVKSDSETEGFLDISQAFSDFSACSSDISGELQRLATLPSPENALVNESGNGAMCELEPCQGFLQRENFSTEIIESISPEDLQPTVKICIDGLQSPSIAVKRSAAAKLRLLAKNRVDNRELIGESGAIPALTSLLRNTDPWTQEHAVTALLNLSLFEANKDRIINAGAIKSLVYVLKTGTETSKQNAACALLSLALIEENKASIGACGAIPPLVSLLINGSNRGKKDALTTLYKLCSARQNKERAVSAGAVRPLVGMVGEQGTGMEEKAMVVLSSLAGIEEGREAIVEEGGIAALVEAIEDGSTKGKEFAVLTLLQLCADSIRNRGLLVREGGIPPLVALSQTGSAKAKHKAETLLRYLRESRQEPLCSSP, encoded by the exons ATGGTTTCTGTTGGAGATTCCAGTTCAAGCAGGTCTCCGTTAGGTCGAAACATTTGCACTCAAGGTTCGGCTTCGACGGCTAAAAACGACCGACACACAACTGGTCGTTCCATGCGTACGATACGCTCCAATTTCTACCAAAACGACGACAGCAGCTGCTCCTTTACTAGCTCCGTCCCCCAAAGGTCCGGATGTATCTCCGAAAACCTCACCGAATCCGCCATCGACATGCGTCTCGGCCAACTGGCTTCCAAGAGCAACGCCAAATCTGTTAAGTCCGACTCAGAAACCGAGGGCTTTTTAGACATTTCTCAAGCCTTCAGCGATTTCTCGGCTTGTAGCAGCGACATCTCCGGTGAGTTGCAGCGGTTGGCTACCTTGCCCTCGCCCGAAAACGCCTTGGTAAATGAGAGCGGCAATGGAGCTATGTGTGAACTGGAGCCGTGCCAAGGCTTTCTGCAGAGAGAGAACTTCTCGACGGAAATTATCGAGAGTATTTCACCGGAGGATCTTCAACCGACGGTCAAGATCTGCATCGATGGCCTCCAATCACCGTCCATTGCCGTGAAGCGATCGGCTGCGGCTAAGCTCAGACTGCTAGCGAAGAACCGCGTGGATAACCGTGAGTTAATCGGAGAATCCGGTGCGATCCCTGCTCTCACTTCGCTCCTTCGGAACACCGATCCATGGACTCAAGAGCACGCAGTGACCGCGTTGCTAAATTTGTCTCTTTTCGAAGCGAACAAAGACCGAATTATAAATGCTGGAGCTATAAAATCATTAGTGTATGTTCTCAAGACGGGAACCGAAACCTCCAAGCAAAACGCGGCCTGTGCACTTCTGAGCTTAGCTTTGATCGAAGAAAACAAGGCTTCAATTGGAGCATGCGGGGCGATACCACCTCTGGTATCCCTTCTTATTAACGGATCCAACAGAGGCAAGAAAGATGCACTAACAACCCTTTATAAGCTGTGTTCGGCCAGGCAGAACAAAGAAAGGGCGGTTAGTGCGGGTGCAGTTAGGCCTTTGGTGGGGATGGTAGGCGAGCAAGGGACCGGAATGGAAGAGAAGGCGATGGTTGTCCTCAGTAGCTTGGCAGGAATTGAGGAAGGAAGGGAAGCTATCGTTGAGGAAGGTGGGATTGCGGCACTGGTGGAGGCGATTGAGGATGGGTCTACCAAGGGGAAGGAGTTCGCGGTGTTGACACTGTTGCAGTTGTGTGCTGATAGCATTAGGAATCGAGGGTTGCTTGTTAGGGAAGGTGGGATCCCTCCTCTTGTGGCTCTTTCTCAGACTGGGAGTGCTAAGGCTAAACATAAG GCTGAAACTCTTCTTAGGTATCTAAGAGAATCCAGACAAGAGCCTTTGTGTTCCAGTCCttag
- the LOC108449903 gene encoding inositol transporter 4-like, translating to MVEGGVAKADKTEFTECWRTTWKTPYIMKLALSAGIGGLLFGYDTGVISGALLYIKEDFEEVDKKTWLQETIVSMAVAGAIFGAGIGGWMNDRFGRRVSILVADVLFFVGSIVMAVAMAQWMIILGRIFVGFGVGMASMTAPLYISEASPARIRGALVSTNGLLITGGQFLAYLINLAFTHAPGTWRWMLGVAGLPALVQFILMLTLPESPRWLYRQNKVEEAKAILEKLYPADEVLEEINALRISVEAEKADEHAIGDSLMQKLKGAFGNVVVRRGLYAGVTVQVAQQFSGINTVMYYSPMIVQFAGFASNKTAMALSLVTSGLNALGSVVSMFFVDRYGRRKMMLISMMGIITCLLALTVVFWQAAIRSPQLNMLESTQFGANGTCPSFKSAADAPSWNCMSCLKAECDFCANAVNEYAPGACLVVTKDMKNACQGKHRTWFKDGCPSKTGFLAVILLGLYIISFSPGMGTVPWVVNSEIYPLKYRGLCGGLAAVSNWVSNLIVSESFLTLTKALGSAGTFLLFTGFSVTGITCIYVFVPETKGLSFEEVEKLLETGFKPKAFTKKKSKE from the exons ATGGTTGAAGGTGGTGTCGCAAAAGCAGACAAGACGGAGTTTACCGAGTGCTGGAGGACGACATGGAAGACTCCTTACATTATGAAGCTTGCATTGTCGGCTGGGATTGGAGGGCTTCTATTTGGTTATGACACTG GGGTGATATCTGGTGCTCTACTTTACATCAAAGAGGACTTTGAGGAAGTTGATAAGAAAACATGGCTACAG gAAACCATTGTGAGTATGGCAGTCGCAGGTGCTATATTTGGAGCTGGAATTGGAGGGTGGATGAATGACAGGTTCGGGAGAAGAGTGTCGATTTTGGTTGCTGATGTTCTTTTCTTCGTAGGTTCCATAGTGATGGCTGTGGCTATGGCTCAATGGATGATTATCCTGGGAAGGATTTTTGTTGGTTTTGGAGTCGGAATGGCTTCCATGACAGCACCTCTTTATATTTCGGAAGCTTCCCCTGCTAGAATCCGAGGGGCACTTGTTAGCACCAATGGCTTGCTAATTACAGGTGGCCAGTTTCTGGCTTACCTAATCAATCTGGCCTTCACTCAT GCTCCTGGAACCTGGCGTTGGATGCTTGGAGTAGCTGGACTCCCCGCCTTGGTTCAGTTCATCTTGATGCTCACACTCCCCGAGTCTCCTAGATGGCTTTACAGACAG AACAAGGTCGAAGAGGCCAAGGCCATACTAGAAAAACTTTATCCTGCTGACGAAGTTTTAGAAGAAATTAATGCCTTGAGAATCTCTGTAGAGGCTGAAAAAGCTGATGAACACGCCATTGGAGACAGTCTGATGCAAAAGTTGAAAGGTGCATTTGGAAATGTGGTAGTCCGAAGGGGGCTGTATGCTGGGGTGACAGTTCAGGTGGCTCAGCAATTTTCAGGCATCAACACAGTGATGTATTACAGCCCGATGATAGTTCAGTTCGCGGGGTTCGCATCAAACAAGACGGCTATGGCCCTTTCTCTTGTCACATCTGGTCTTAACGCGCTAGGGTCTGTGGTGAGCATGTTTTTTGTCGACAGATACGGGAGGCGGAAGATGATGCTGATTTCAATGATGGGTATCATTACATGCCTTTTAGCCTTAACCGTGGTGTTCTGGCAGGCCGCCATCCGGTCCCCGCAGCTTAACATGTTGGAATCCACGCAATTCGGTGCAAATGGAACGTGTCCAAGTTTTAAGTCGGCTGCTGATGCACCATCATGGAACTGCATGTCTTGCTTGAAAGCCGAATGTGATTTCTGTGCTAATGCGGTAAATGAA TATGCCCCAGGAGCATGTCTGGTAGTGACGAAAGATATGAAGAATGCATGTCAGGGGAAACATCGTACTTGGTTCAAGGATGGTTGCCCAAGCAAAACTGGGTTCCTGGCAGTCATATTGCTGGGATTGTACATCATTTCCTTCTCCCCTGGGATGGGAACCGTGCCATGGGTTGTCAACTCCGAGATTTATCCACTAAAGTACAGAGGTCTATGTGGAGGGCTGGCCGCAGTTTCCAACTGGGTCTCCAATCTCATAGTCAGCGAGTCTTTCTTGACCTTAACCAAGGCTCTTGGTTCCGCTGGCACCTTCCTCCTCTTTACTGGGTTTTCTGTGACTGGGATTACTTGCATCTACGTCTTTGTACCTGAAACTAAGGGACTGTCGTTCGAGGAGGTTGAGAAGCTGCTTGAGACTGGGTTCAAGCCCAAAGCATTTACGAAGAAGAAGTCTAAAGAGTAA
- the LOC108449990 gene encoding ACT domain-containing protein ACR11-like, with protein sequence MASAANCVVYFSSNTNYLTVSEHSLPASFVSRPPNNNTLGKRSRYSVRLLSSTTGINPRAAAPSATAVENDGSFPDTDMVPTPKVIIDQDSDPDATVVEITFGDRLGALLDTMNALKSLGLNVTKANVYLDSSGKHNKFCITKASTGRKVEEPELLEAIRLTIINNLLEFHPESSSQLAMGATFGAEPPKETVDVDIATRIRVHDDGPDRSLLYVETADHPGLLVELVKTITDINVAVESGEFDTEGLLAKAKFHVSYKGKALIKPLQQVLANSLRYYLRRPTTEEASF encoded by the exons ATGGCTTCTGCTGCTAACTGTGTAGTGTATTTTAGCAGCAACACTAACTACCTTACTGTCTCTGAACATTCTTTGCCTGCTAGCTTTGTCAGCAGACCACCCAACAACAACACTCTTGGGAAAAGAAG TCGTTACAGTGTCAGATTGTTATCTTCAACGACGGGAATCAATCCACGGGCAGCAGCACCATCAGCCACTGCTGTAGAG AATGATGGAAGTTTCCCCGACACTGATATGGTTCCAACCCCCAAAGTTATAATTGATCAAGACTCGGATCCAGATGCCACTGTTGTTGAAATTACCTTTGGCGATCGACTCGGAGCGCTTCTTGATACT ATGAATGCACTTAAAAGTCTCGGGTTGAATGTTACTAAGGCAAATGTCTATTTGGATTCATCTGGGAAGCACAACAAGTTTTGCATCACCAAGGC TAGCACTGGAAGGAAAGTTGAAGAACCAGAACTGCTCGAGGCAATACGTTTGACGATTATAAACAACTTACTTGAGTTTCATCCG GAATCAAGCTCCCAGTTAGCAATGGGTGCAACTTTTGGTGCTGAGCCACCAAAAGAAACG GTTGATGTAGACATTGCTACTCGCATTAGAGTTCATGATGATGGTCCTGACCGTAG CTTGCTATATGTAGAGACAGCCGATCATCCAGGGTTGTTGGTGGAGCTTGTGAAAACTATTACCGACATCAACGTTGCAGTTGAGTCCGGAGAGTTCGACACGGAG GGGTTGCTTGCAAAGGCAAAGTTTCACGTCAGTTACAAGGGTAAAGCCCTCATCAAGCCTCTGCAGCAG GTTCTTGCAAATAGTTTACGATATTACTTGAGGCGTCCGACTACAGAGGAGGCGAGTTTTTGA
- the LOC108453795 gene encoding heterogeneous nuclear ribonucleoprotein 1, translating to MEMELGKLFIGGISWGTNEDRLREYFQTFGEVVEAVIMKDRATGRARGFGFVVFADPAVAERVVMKEHMIDGRTVEAKKAVPRDDQNMLSKNNISTLGSPGPSRTKKIFVGGLASTVTESDFKRYFDQFGTITDVVVMYDHNTQRPRGFGFITYDSEEAVDKVLQRTFHELNGKMVEVKRAVPKESSLGPNRNQLGGYNFGLSRVNSFLNGYMQGYNTNSVGGYGVRMEGRSSPGTIGHNGFSPLSHGYGMGLNFESNLSPSSGWNSNLGSNLSHGRGFNTSFNGNSNRFASPFGYGVGSGGNDSVLNSAGRNVWGNGNLNYATNPTNSSAMLGPGSGKTGVSSLGSIGPLWDSSPKSGQGGGVASAYNSSNLRYGSGDFGIASGGIGHGRSSGTSVAQVSSHGGYDRAYADIYDNGSFFEDSTWQSSPLDLEQSSSFDFGLGNTTSDVMSNNSAGYIGGYNVTNRQSNGGIAT from the exons ATGGAAATGGAGCTTGGCAAACTATTTATCGGCGGGATTTCTTGGGGCACAAATGAGGACCGTCTTAGAGAGTATTTTCAAACTTTTGGGGAAGTTGTGGAAGCTGTGATAATGAAGGATCGGGCTACCGGCCGTGCCCGTGGATTCGGGTTTGTCGTTTTTGCTGATCCGGCTGTTGCAGAAAGGGTTGTGATGAAAGAGCATATGATAGACGGTAGAACT GTTGAGGCAAAGAAGGCAGTTCCTAGGGATGACCAGAACATGTTGAGCAAAAATAATATTAGCACACTTGGATCACCTGGTCCTTCTCGCACAAAAAAGATATTTGTAGGAGGCTTGGCATCCACAGTCACTGAGAGTGACTTTAAGAGGTACTTTGATCAGTTCGGTACAATTACAGATGTTGTTGTGATGTATGATCACAACACTCAGAGGCCACGAGGTTTTGGATTCATAACTTATGATTCAGAGGAAGCTGTGGATAAAGTCTTGCAGAGAACATTTCATGAGCTCAACGGGAAAATGGTTGAGGTCAAGCGAGCTGTCCCCAAAGAATCATCTTTAGGTCCTAACCGGAACCAGTTAGGTGGGTATAACTTTGGCCTTAGTAGAGTCAATAGCTTCCTTAACGGGTACATGCAGGGTTATAATACTAATTCAGTCGGTGGTTATGGTGTTAGAATGGAAGGTAGATCTAGTCCTGGTACTATTGGTCATAATGGGTTTTCTCCATTGAGTCATGGTTATGGGATGGGACTGAATTTTGAGTCAAATTTAAGTCCAAGCTCTGGATGGAACTCGAACCTTGGTTCTAACCTGAGCCATGGACGGGGATTTAACACTTCATTTAATGGAAATTCAAACAGATTTGCAAGTCCCTTTGGGTATGGTGTGGGCAGTGGAGGAAATGATTCCGTCTTAAACTCAGCTGGTCGAAATGTGTGGGGAAATGGAAATCTTAACTATGCAACTAACCCCACAAACTCTAGTGCTATGTTGGGGCCTGGAAGCGGGAAAACAGGTGTGAGTTCTTTGGGCAGCATTGGACCACTTTGGGATTCCTCTCCTAAGTCAGGTCAAGGTGGAGGTGTTGCTTCTGCTTACAATAGTAGCAATCTTAGGTATGGAAGTGGCGATTTTGGTATTGCATCGGGAGGGATAGGCCATGGGAGAAGCAGTGGAACCAGTGTTGCCCAGGTATCATCCCATGGTGGTTATGACAGGGCTTATGCTGATATTTATGACAATGGTTCATTTTTCGAGGATTCTACGTGGCAATCTTCACCCTTAGACCTAGAGCAGTCTAGTTCTTTTGATTTTGGTCTGGGAAATACAACTTCAGATGTTATGTCTAATAACTCTGCTGGTTACATTGGCGGTTATAACGTTACAAATAGGCAGTCAAATGGAG GGATTGCCACATAG